From Brevibacterium ihuae, the proteins below share one genomic window:
- the rpmA gene encoding 50S ribosomal protein L27, which produces MATKKGASSTRNGRDSNAKRLGVKRFGGQVVNAGEILVRQRGTRFHAGENVGRGGDDTLFALAAGTVEFGAKSGRKVVNIVAG; this is translated from the coding sequence ATGGCAACCAAAAAGGGAGCGAGCTCCACTCGCAACGGTCGCGACTCGAACGCCAAGCGCCTCGGTGTGAAGCGCTTCGGCGGTCAGGTCGTCAACGCCGGTGAGATCCTCGTCCGTCAGCGCGGCACCCGGTTCCACGCCGGTGAGAACGTCGGACGCGGCGGCGACGACACCCTCTTCGCCCTCGCGGCGGGCACCGTCGAGTTCGGTGCCAAGAGCGGCCGCAAGGTCGTCAACATCGTCGCCGGCTGA
- the rplU gene encoding 50S ribosomal protein L21, with product MVYAIVRAGGHQEKVSVGDIITVNRMKAAAGDTVELAAVLHVDGDTVTHDADALAKVTVSAEVVDELRGPKIVIQKYKNKTGYKKRQGHRQDLTRLKITDIK from the coding sequence ATGGTCTACGCCATCGTCCGTGCCGGCGGCCATCAGGAGAAGGTCAGCGTCGGCGACATCATCACCGTCAACCGTATGAAGGCCGCAGCCGGCGACACCGTCGAGCTCGCCGCCGTCCTCCACGTCGACGGCGACACCGTCACCCACGATGCCGATGCGCTCGCCAAGGTCACGGTCTCCGCCGAGGTCGTCGACGAGCTCCGCGGTCCCAAGATCGTCATCCAGAAGTACAAGAACAAGACGGGCTACAAGAAGCGGCAGGGTCACCGTCAGGACCTCACCCGCCTCAAGATCACCGACATCAAGTAA
- a CDS encoding chorismate mutase, which produces MSAEIPAELARLRGSIDNIDAALLHVLAERFKLTERVGELKARHDLPAADPEREARQVARLRRLAAEANLDPEFAEKFLAFVVAEVIRHHERIAEEHRDGR; this is translated from the coding sequence ATGAGCGCTGAGATCCCAGCCGAGCTCGCACGCCTGCGCGGCAGCATCGACAACATCGATGCCGCGCTGCTCCACGTCCTCGCCGAGCGGTTCAAGCTCACCGAGCGCGTGGGCGAGCTCAAGGCCCGACACGACCTGCCCGCCGCGGACCCCGAGCGCGAGGCCCGGCAGGTCGCGCGGCTCCGCCGGCTGGCCGCGGAGGCGAACCTCGACCCGGAGTTCGCGGAGAAGTTCCTCGCCTTCGTCGTCGCGGAGGTCATCCGCCATCACGAACGGATCGCCGAGGAGCACCGCGACGGCCGCTGA
- the malQ gene encoding 4-alpha-glucanotransferase, with protein sequence MPEQSSSGAPHFVTDMTGPLHRLADAYGVQAEYRSAEGDTVQIPDRTLASVLEALGAPCETRPQVEDSLRALDDARFARPLPAFAHQFAGDSAEIPFTLPEGERFGLSLTTESGDRVPLDAIGPVTETRTVMVDGAPQLRQVRAVRMPADLPLGEHRITLTSGHRADAMPFLVAPRTVPTVAEVTERAMAPADIPRRPWGLTVQLYSLRSRTSWGIGDFGDLRDLMAISAEQGADFVLINPIHAQAPMAPVENSPYLPSSRQAIDPIYIRLEDIPEAAHIDTEQRLAIQSLARRWGKPAITSDPIDRDKVLTDKIAALELLYKVPVGSARRRMFERFVERAPLGMRNWAVFNAIYREASSGGAKAKRAAKALRKSRGRDAENAVRMLATGVAWPEEMTGPRAEAVRDFESEHAAAIEFWMWTQFIAAEQLRSAQRTARELGMRIGLVTDLAVGVSGGGADAWSLDDFLASEVSVGAPADFYNQQGQDWSQPPWHPQRLADAGYAPLRDLFRTAFTGAGGIRIDHIMGLFRLWWIPRGNAPKDGAYVAYDSEAILAVLALEAHRAGVLVIGEDLGTVGPGVRDRLTDLGILGTSVLWFEQTEDGLTDPAAYRPLSLATLNTHDMHPTAGYLNLADIELSEELGLLDSDPHEVYTGERTNRQDVLKTVAEAGHLEPTDTMVGTIDDVWPVTVGLHSYLSRTAAQLVGVSLADVVGERRTQNKPGTSDEYPNWTLPLTDGSGTPVMLDDLDGGDRLPVIARIMNEAGHDTGEESGGRPATMSADGPRDPQRDPEPTPAVTDTPEDDHER encoded by the coding sequence ATGCCTGAGCAGTCCTCCTCCGGAGCCCCGCACTTTGTCACCGACATGACCGGACCCCTCCATCGGCTGGCCGACGCCTACGGCGTCCAGGCCGAGTACCGGTCTGCCGAGGGGGACACGGTGCAGATCCCGGATCGGACGCTCGCCTCCGTGCTCGAGGCGCTCGGCGCCCCGTGCGAGACCCGCCCCCAGGTCGAGGACAGCCTCCGCGCACTCGACGACGCGCGCTTCGCCCGCCCGCTGCCGGCCTTCGCCCACCAGTTCGCGGGCGATTCCGCGGAGATCCCCTTCACCCTGCCGGAGGGGGAGAGGTTCGGACTCAGCCTGACGACCGAGTCCGGCGACCGGGTGCCGCTCGATGCGATCGGCCCGGTCACCGAGACGCGCACCGTCATGGTCGACGGCGCCCCGCAGCTCCGCCAGGTGCGCGCCGTCCGGATGCCGGCGGACCTCCCGCTCGGGGAGCACCGGATCACCCTGACCAGCGGTCACCGCGCTGACGCGATGCCGTTCCTCGTCGCCCCGCGCACCGTGCCCACCGTCGCCGAGGTCACCGAGCGTGCGATGGCTCCGGCCGACATCCCGCGCCGTCCGTGGGGCCTCACCGTGCAGCTGTACTCCCTGCGCTCGCGCACCTCGTGGGGGATCGGCGACTTCGGCGACCTCCGCGATCTCATGGCGATCTCCGCGGAGCAGGGCGCCGACTTCGTGCTCATCAACCCGATCCATGCGCAGGCGCCGATGGCCCCCGTGGAGAACTCGCCCTACCTCCCCTCGAGCCGACAGGCGATCGATCCGATCTACATCCGGCTCGAGGACATCCCCGAGGCCGCCCACATCGACACCGAGCAGCGGCTGGCCATCCAGTCGCTCGCCCGCCGCTGGGGCAAGCCGGCGATCACCTCCGATCCGATCGACCGCGACAAGGTGCTCACCGACAAGATCGCCGCCCTCGAACTCCTCTACAAGGTCCCGGTCGGATCAGCGCGGCGGCGCATGTTCGAGCGCTTCGTCGAGCGCGCACCGCTCGGGATGCGCAACTGGGCGGTGTTCAACGCGATCTACCGCGAGGCGAGCAGCGGCGGGGCGAAGGCGAAGCGGGCGGCGAAGGCGCTCCGGAAGTCCCGCGGGCGCGACGCCGAGAACGCGGTGCGCATGCTCGCCACCGGGGTGGCCTGGCCGGAGGAGATGACCGGACCGCGCGCCGAGGCGGTCCGCGATTTCGAGTCCGAGCACGCCGCGGCGATCGAGTTCTGGATGTGGACCCAGTTCATCGCGGCCGAGCAGCTCCGCTCGGCGCAGCGCACCGCCCGCGAGCTCGGGATGCGCATCGGGCTCGTCACCGACCTCGCCGTCGGGGTGTCCGGCGGCGGTGCGGACGCGTGGAGCCTCGACGACTTCCTCGCCTCCGAGGTCAGCGTCGGCGCGCCGGCGGACTTCTACAACCAGCAGGGTCAGGACTGGTCCCAGCCGCCGTGGCACCCGCAGCGCCTCGCCGACGCCGGCTACGCGCCGCTGCGCGACCTGTTCCGCACCGCGTTCACCGGTGCCGGCGGCATCCGCATCGACCACATCATGGGGCTCTTCCGGCTGTGGTGGATCCCGCGCGGCAACGCCCCGAAGGACGGCGCCTACGTCGCCTACGACTCCGAGGCGATCCTCGCCGTCCTCGCGCTCGAGGCGCACCGGGCCGGCGTCCTCGTCATCGGCGAGGACCTCGGGACCGTGGGGCCGGGTGTGCGCGACCGGCTCACCGACCTCGGGATCCTCGGGACCTCGGTCCTGTGGTTCGAGCAGACCGAGGACGGGCTCACCGACCCCGCCGCCTACCGCCCGCTCAGCCTCGCCACGCTCAACACGCACGACATGCACCCGACCGCGGGCTACCTCAACCTCGCCGATATCGAGCTGTCCGAGGAGCTCGGACTGCTCGACTCCGACCCGCACGAGGTGTACACGGGGGAGCGGACGAACCGGCAGGACGTCCTCAAGACCGTCGCCGAGGCCGGACACCTCGAGCCGACCGACACCATGGTCGGCACGATCGACGACGTGTGGCCGGTGACCGTCGGGCTCCACTCCTATCTGTCCCGCACCGCCGCCCAGCTCGTCGGGGTGTCGCTCGCCGACGTCGTGGGGGAGCGGCGCACGCAGAACAAGCCGGGCACCTCCGACGAGTACCCGAACTGGACCCTGCCGCTCACCGACGGCAGCGGGACCCCCGTCATGCTCGACGACCTCGACGGCGGGGACCGGCTGCCGGTCATCGCGCGGATCATGAACGAGGCCGGGCACGACACCGGGGAGGAGTCCGGCGGGCGGCCCGCTACGATGTCCGCAGACGGACCCCGCGACCCGCAGCGGGATCCGGAGCCGACACCCGCCGTCACCGACACCCCCGAGGACGATCATGAGCGCTGA
- a CDS encoding alanine/glycine:cation symporter family protein, with amino-acid sequence MADILAAETSTIEQQVDGFLSPFVTAFSNIIFFPLTIGSLSFPIVVAWLIIGALIFTIYFGFIQFRGFGVALEVVRGKYSSKDDPGEVTHFQALASALSGTVGLGNIAGVGAAIAMGGPGATFWMILAGLLGMATKFVECTLGVKYRTIDSDGIVHGGPFKYLPVAFKKFSTPVATVLTGVFAIAILLFGVAGGGMFQANQTFAQLKNVTGGDEGILGGQWAGLIVGIIIAVLVGLVIIGGIRSIGKVTDKLVPAMAILYVVSCLIVLIGNIGHIPAAFGEIISGAFSPQGVAGGFIGVMIVGFQRAAFSNEAGIGSAPIAHSAVKTRRPVSEGFVALLEPFIDTVVVCTMTALTIIIADQASYTQAQQDYQAEGVSPDGVTLVSDAFSTIAGWWPILLAIAVTLFAFSTLITWAYYGEKAWHYLFGRRKATDLVFRLILMAFIIIGCVATFGQVVNFADAALFMCAFINILGLYMLMPVVKREMKKYLADRKAGTLHELGAEDEAELHQIREEQGNL; translated from the coding sequence ATGGCTGACATCCTCGCAGCCGAGACGTCCACGATCGAGCAGCAGGTCGACGGCTTCCTCAGCCCGTTCGTCACCGCCTTCTCGAACATCATCTTCTTCCCGCTCACCATCGGTTCGTTGAGCTTCCCCATCGTGGTGGCCTGGCTCATCATCGGTGCGCTGATCTTCACGATCTACTTCGGCTTCATCCAGTTCCGCGGCTTCGGCGTCGCGCTCGAGGTGGTCCGCGGCAAGTACTCGTCGAAGGACGATCCGGGTGAGGTCACCCACTTCCAGGCCCTCGCCTCGGCGCTGTCCGGCACCGTCGGCCTCGGCAACATCGCCGGTGTGGGCGCCGCGATCGCCATGGGCGGCCCCGGCGCGACCTTCTGGATGATCCTCGCCGGCCTCCTCGGCATGGCGACGAAGTTCGTCGAGTGCACCCTCGGCGTCAAGTACCGGACCATCGATTCCGACGGCATCGTCCACGGCGGACCGTTCAAGTACCTGCCCGTCGCGTTCAAGAAGTTCTCCACCCCGGTCGCCACCGTCCTCACCGGCGTGTTCGCGATCGCCATCCTCCTGTTCGGCGTCGCCGGCGGCGGCATGTTCCAGGCCAACCAGACCTTCGCCCAGCTCAAGAACGTCACCGGCGGCGACGAGGGGATCCTCGGCGGCCAGTGGGCCGGCCTCATCGTCGGCATCATCATCGCCGTCCTCGTCGGCCTCGTCATCATCGGCGGCATCCGGTCGATCGGCAAGGTCACCGACAAGCTCGTCCCCGCGATGGCGATCCTCTACGTCGTGTCCTGCCTCATCGTCCTCATCGGCAACATCGGCCACATCCCGGCCGCCTTCGGCGAGATCATCTCCGGCGCCTTCAGCCCGCAGGGCGTGGCCGGCGGCTTCATCGGCGTCATGATCGTCGGCTTCCAGCGTGCGGCGTTCTCCAACGAGGCCGGCATCGGCTCGGCCCCGATCGCCCACTCCGCGGTGAAGACCCGTCGCCCCGTCTCGGAGGGCTTCGTCGCTCTGCTCGAGCCGTTCATCGATACCGTCGTCGTGTGTACGATGACCGCGCTGACGATCATCATCGCCGACCAGGCCTCGTACACCCAGGCGCAGCAGGACTACCAGGCGGAGGGCGTCTCGCCCGACGGCGTCACGCTCGTGTCCGACGCGTTCTCGACGATCGCCGGCTGGTGGCCGATCCTCCTTGCCATCGCCGTCACCCTGTTCGCCTTCTCCACCCTCATCACCTGGGCGTACTACGGCGAGAAGGCCTGGCACTACCTGTTCGGGCGTCGCAAGGCCACCGACCTGGTGTTCCGCCTCATCCTCATGGCGTTCATCATCATCGGCTGTGTCGCGACCTTCGGCCAGGTCGTCAACTTTGCCGATGCCGCGCTGTTCATGTGTGCCTTCATCAACATCCTCGGCCTCTACATGCTCATGCCGGTGGTCAAGCGCGAGATGAAGAAGTACCTTGCCGATCGCAAGGCCGGCACCCTGCACGAGCTCGGCGCCGAGGACGAGGCGGAGCTCCACCAGATCCGCGAGGAGCAGGGCAACCTGTGA
- a CDS encoding Rne/Rng family ribonuclease, with protein sequence MTNTPDEQQDPTAGILADLENLRAARNTRSDSSTVDDSTRARLDSIAEAAGSLREPAAPSRAEAPGQQRSDTPAAEAAPRSARSAVANRGLVFESAVSASAGSQDDRADDGSRTAGAGGSGEAPRVDPRNPFSFNQVFSAADEPVTFEPAPIPTGGGLLFQAPQPELGQQVDPEWDEDDEDTEDVDDQDGDDTDDDDDEDDRRSRSRGRSRRGSGRRSSGSDRDDSDDVEDSDDSDDSDDDDSDDDGQRRRRRRGGRGRRSRSRDQSSDDASDDDSDDDSENGSDDSSDRSGGSRRSRRRSQRGSGGESQQSDGGRDQGGRQDRDAEGSDGDDSDDDSGSRRRRRTRSRKSGGTGGTDDSQVTGVKGSTRLEAKRQRRREGREAGRRRPVITEAEFLARRESVERTMLVRENAGRTQLVVLEDGIAVEHYLSEDRAQASIIGNVYLGKVQNVLPSMEAAFVDIGKGRNAVLYAGEVNWDVLGMEGKPRRIEVALNPGDSVLVQVTKDPIGHKGARLTSQVSLPGRFLVYVPGNSMTGISRKLPDTERQRLKKALKELVPESSGVIVRTAAEGASETELGRDVERLSKRWESIEKKSKSTKVQAPQLLYSEPDMTVRIIRDVFNEDFTALVVDGDAAWDTISEYVEAVAPDLVDRVSRYDAEGDIFEHYRVAEQIDKALERKVNLPSGGSLVIDRTEAMTVIDVNTGKFTGSGGNLEETVTKNNLEAAEEVIRQLRLRDIGGIIVVDFIDMVLESNRDLVVRRLVECLGRDRTKHQVAEVTSLGLVQMTRKRIGTGLAESLAQAGEDLSGRGLLLPGTEPDQSGRGQSQSKSQRRRRGQDSRNQDGRGKDQRAKSESEAIDEEKQDASRSAVAAIAKATLKKDDADEPAAQPEASGAGSAEPDERTDAGGRQEKRSSRRGGRRGRRKSEQGDDTPTTASDSSAAATAPDAGAESGAPATASEEPSARPEEPAAEPASDAREGEVPRAKRTRTPRPKRTPAEPTGPAPLMIGAESATRVQEAPAAPEKPAAPQAEQKRTEKPAAEPEPAKPALPVLMIGMED encoded by the coding sequence ATGACGAACACCCCCGACGAACAGCAGGATCCCACCGCCGGGATCCTCGCCGATCTCGAGAATCTCCGCGCCGCGCGCAACACGCGGTCCGACTCCAGCACGGTCGACGACAGCACCCGCGCCCGGCTCGACTCGATCGCCGAAGCCGCCGGCTCCCTCCGCGAGCCCGCCGCGCCGTCACGCGCGGAGGCGCCCGGTCAGCAGCGGAGCGACACCCCGGCCGCCGAAGCCGCTCCGCGCTCGGCGCGCTCGGCGGTGGCGAATCGCGGACTCGTCTTCGAGTCCGCGGTGAGCGCATCCGCCGGGTCACAGGACGACCGGGCCGACGACGGATCCCGGACCGCCGGCGCCGGCGGGTCCGGAGAAGCGCCGCGGGTCGATCCTCGCAACCCCTTCTCCTTCAACCAGGTCTTCTCCGCCGCGGACGAGCCGGTGACCTTCGAGCCCGCGCCGATCCCGACCGGCGGCGGACTCCTCTTCCAGGCGCCGCAGCCCGAGCTCGGCCAGCAGGTCGACCCCGAATGGGACGAGGACGACGAGGACACCGAGGACGTCGACGACCAGGACGGCGACGACACCGACGACGATGACGATGAGGACGATCGCCGCTCCCGGTCCCGCGGCCGCAGCCGCCGCGGCTCGGGACGCCGCTCCTCCGGGTCCGACCGCGATGACTCCGACGACGTCGAGGACTCGGACGATTCCGATGACTCCGATGACGACGACTCCGATGACGACGGACAGCGCCGGCGCCGCCGCCGGGGAGGCCGCGGACGCCGCTCGCGCAGCCGCGACCAGAGCTCCGACGATGCCTCGGATGACGACTCCGACGACGATTCCGAGAACGGCTCCGACGATTCGAGCGACCGCAGCGGCGGATCGCGCCGCTCGCGCCGGCGCTCCCAGCGCGGCTCCGGCGGGGAGTCCCAGCAGTCCGACGGAGGTCGGGATCAGGGCGGTCGGCAGGATCGGGACGCCGAGGGCTCGGACGGCGACGACTCCGACGACGATTCCGGCAGCCGCCGTCGTCGTCGCACCCGGAGCCGGAAGTCCGGCGGAACGGGTGGGACCGACGACAGCCAGGTGACCGGAGTCAAGGGCTCGACCCGCCTCGAGGCGAAGCGCCAGCGCCGTCGCGAGGGACGCGAGGCCGGCCGCCGCCGACCGGTCATCACCGAGGCGGAGTTCCTCGCCCGGCGCGAATCCGTCGAGCGCACCATGCTCGTCCGCGAGAACGCCGGCCGCACCCAGCTCGTCGTGCTCGAGGACGGCATCGCCGTCGAGCACTACCTCAGCGAGGACCGGGCCCAGGCCTCGATCATCGGCAACGTCTACCTCGGCAAGGTGCAGAACGTGCTGCCGAGCATGGAGGCGGCCTTCGTCGACATCGGCAAGGGCCGCAACGCGGTGCTCTACGCCGGTGAGGTCAACTGGGACGTCCTCGGCATGGAGGGCAAGCCGCGCCGCATCGAGGTCGCGCTCAACCCCGGCGACTCGGTGCTCGTGCAGGTGACCAAGGATCCGATCGGGCACAAGGGCGCCCGGCTGACGAGCCAGGTCTCGCTGCCCGGTCGCTTCCTCGTCTACGTGCCCGGCAACTCGATGACCGGCATCTCGCGCAAGCTGCCCGACACCGAGCGCCAGCGCCTCAAGAAGGCGCTCAAGGAGCTCGTCCCCGAGTCCTCGGGCGTCATCGTGCGCACCGCAGCCGAGGGCGCCTCGGAGACCGAGCTCGGCCGCGACGTCGAGCGCCTGTCGAAGCGCTGGGAGTCGATCGAGAAGAAGTCGAAGTCGACGAAGGTGCAGGCGCCGCAGCTCCTCTACAGCGAGCCGGACATGACCGTGCGGATCATCCGCGACGTGTTCAACGAGGACTTCACCGCCCTCGTCGTCGACGGCGATGCGGCCTGGGACACCATCAGCGAGTACGTCGAGGCCGTCGCGCCCGACCTCGTCGACCGGGTGAGCCGCTACGACGCCGAGGGCGACATCTTCGAGCACTACCGGGTCGCCGAACAGATCGACAAGGCGCTCGAGCGCAAGGTCAACCTGCCCTCCGGCGGTTCGCTCGTCATCGACCGCACCGAGGCGATGACCGTCATCGACGTCAACACCGGCAAGTTCACCGGCTCCGGAGGCAACCTCGAGGAGACGGTGACGAAGAACAACCTCGAGGCGGCCGAGGAGGTCATCCGGCAGCTGCGTCTGCGCGACATCGGCGGGATCATCGTCGTCGACTTCATCGACATGGTCCTCGAATCGAACCGCGACCTCGTCGTGCGGCGCCTCGTCGAATGCCTGGGCCGCGACCGGACCAAGCACCAGGTCGCCGAGGTCACCTCGCTCGGCCTCGTCCAGATGACCCGGAAGCGGATCGGCACCGGCCTGGCAGAATCGCTCGCCCAGGCCGGGGAGGACCTGTCCGGGCGCGGCCTCCTGCTGCCCGGGACGGAGCCCGACCAGTCGGGTCGCGGGCAGTCGCAGTCGAAGTCCCAGCGCCGCCGTCGCGGCCAGGACTCGCGCAATCAGGACGGGCGCGGGAAGGACCAGCGCGCGAAGTCCGAGTCCGAGGCGATCGACGAGGAGAAGCAGGACGCGTCGCGCTCGGCGGTCGCCGCGATCGCGAAGGCGACCCTGAAGAAGGACGACGCCGACGAGCCCGCTGCGCAGCCCGAGGCGTCAGGCGCCGGATCCGCAGAGCCGGACGAGCGCACCGACGCCGGAGGCCGTCAGGAGAAGAGGTCGAGCCGCCGCGGCGGCAGGCGCGGACGCCGGAAGTCCGAGCAGGGCGACGACACCCCGACGACGGCGAGCGACTCGTCTGCGGCGGCCACCGCACCCGACGCGGGCGCGGAATCCGGGGCACCGGCGACCGCATCCGAGGAGCCGAGCGCCCGACCCGAGGAGCCGGCCGCAGAACCCGCCTCCGACGCCCGCGAGGGCGAAGTGCCGCGGGCGAAGCGCACGCGGACCCCGCGTCCGAAGCGCACGCCGGCTGAGCCCACCGGACCGGCGCCGCTGATGATCGGTGCGGAGTCTGCGACCCGTGTGCAGGAGGCCCCGGCGGCGCCGGAGAAGCCTGCCGCGCCGCAGGCTGAGCAGAAGCGGACGGAGAAGCCGGCGGCCGAGCCGGAGCCGGCGAAGCCCGCGCTGCCCGTGCTCATGATCGGCATGGAGGACTGA
- a CDS encoding vitamin K epoxide reductase family protein gives MSTRLTHTDESEHHDGFDPELHGSAVRPRGPWFMRERPLGIFLVVTSVIGFLASFELSVDKVELLENPSARLSCDFNPFFSCGSVMAFEQSQIFGFPNQFLGIAAFIFPLLLGVLLITRTPIPGWVMVGLNIGLLAGTVLVMYLYYSSIFVIGIGCPWCIVVWTVTIPMFCVVTGYNVLAGNLGRGLRDNGFVAAFAGTALLIAILWMLLIYASIVFRFWVYFGSLIG, from the coding sequence GTGAGCACACGACTGACGCACACCGACGAGTCCGAGCACCACGACGGCTTCGACCCCGAGCTCCACGGCTCTGCCGTCCGGCCTCGCGGGCCGTGGTTCATGCGCGAGAGGCCCCTCGGGATCTTCCTCGTCGTCACCTCCGTCATCGGCTTCCTCGCCTCGTTCGAGCTCTCCGTCGACAAGGTCGAACTCCTCGAGAACCCGTCGGCGCGGCTGTCGTGCGACTTCAACCCGTTCTTCTCGTGCGGCAGCGTCATGGCGTTCGAGCAGTCGCAGATCTTCGGCTTCCCCAATCAGTTCCTCGGGATCGCCGCCTTCATCTTCCCGCTCCTCCTCGGCGTCCTCCTCATCACCCGCACGCCGATCCCCGGCTGGGTCATGGTCGGTCTGAACATCGGCCTGCTCGCGGGCACGGTGCTCGTGATGTACCTGTACTACTCGTCGATCTTCGTCATCGGGATCGGCTGCCCCTGGTGCATCGTCGTGTGGACGGTGACGATCCCGATGTTCTGCGTCGTCACCGGATACAACGTGCTCGCGGGGAACCTCGGCCGCGGACTGCGCGACAACGGATTCGTCGCCGCCTTCGCCGGCACCGCGCTCCTCATCGCGATCCTGTGGATGCTCCTCATCTATGCCTCGATCGTGTTCCGCTTCTGGGTGTACTTCGGCTCGCTCATCGGCTGA
- the ndk gene encoding nucleoside-diphosphate kinase, with protein sequence MTERTLVLIKPDGVERGLIGAIVARIEAKGYGIERLELVQATGDQLAAHYAEHEGKPFYPPLVEFMAAGPLVALVATGHGVIQGFRSLAGQTDPTTAAPGTIRGDLGRDWGLNVQKNLVHGSDSEESAAREIAIWFPEA encoded by the coding sequence GTGACCGAACGCACTCTGGTGCTCATCAAACCCGATGGAGTCGAGCGCGGCCTCATCGGCGCGATCGTCGCCCGGATCGAGGCGAAGGGCTACGGCATCGAGCGCCTCGAGCTCGTCCAGGCGACCGGCGACCAGCTCGCGGCCCACTACGCTGAGCACGAGGGCAAGCCGTTCTACCCGCCGCTCGTCGAGTTCATGGCCGCCGGTCCGCTCGTCGCGCTCGTGGCGACCGGCCACGGCGTGATCCAGGGATTCCGCTCGCTCGCCGGGCAGACCGATCCGACGACGGCAGCGCCCGGGACGATCCGCGGCGACCTCGGCCGCGACTGGGGCCTGAATGTCCAGAAGAACCTCGTCCACGGCTCCGACTCCGAGGAGTCCGCCGCTCGCGAGATCGCGATCTGGTTCCCCGAGGCCTGA
- a CDS encoding DUF4233 domain-containing protein: MTDVNRHSAGDRRAESGTAGTPEAGGRKKSKIPLMCATILVSEVLVVYFAALVGFGLRPVPFGWVIGGATAIAALCILAAALLPRYRGQARPGIALGWIAQVLILLSGFVMPSMFFVGAVFAVLWGAAVYWGRRMDRELTAWGR, from the coding sequence ATGACCGATGTGAATCGCCACTCGGCCGGGGACCGGCGCGCGGAGAGCGGGACCGCCGGGACTCCGGAGGCCGGCGGCCGGAAGAAGTCGAAGATCCCGCTCATGTGCGCGACGATCCTCGTGAGCGAGGTCCTCGTCGTCTACTTCGCGGCGCTCGTCGGCTTCGGGCTGCGCCCCGTGCCCTTCGGCTGGGTGATCGGCGGCGCGACTGCGATCGCGGCGCTGTGCATCCTCGCGGCGGCCCTGCTCCCGCGGTACCGCGGCCAGGCGCGCCCGGGCATCGCGCTCGGCTGGATCGCCCAGGTGCTCATCCTCCTCAGCGGCTTCGTCATGCCCTCGATGTTCTTCGTCGGCGCGGTGTTCGCCGTGCTGTGGGGAGCGGCGGTCTACTGGGGCCGCCGGATGGATCGCGAACTCACCGCCTGGGGCCGCTGA